The following coding sequences are from one Nicotiana tabacum cultivar K326 chromosome 1, ASM71507v2, whole genome shotgun sequence window:
- the LOC107813661 gene encoding GDSL esterase/lipase At4g10955-like isoform X1 produces MAKKSDEEMRSETVAAAEGEAKMEGSVESHPYAFHISGPRNVSSPNWRDLINSSWKDANYKRTVMACFVQAVYLLEIDRQENRTEENALAPKWLIPFKYKLVETLNDERDGSIFGAILEWDRSAALADFVLIRPSGAPRAVVALRGTLLKSQTMRRDIEDDLRFLAWESLKGSVRFNAALKALKSIANKYGSNNVCIVGHSLGAGFALQVGKALAKEGIHVEAHLFNPPSVSLAMSFRNIGEKAGFAWKRFKSSMLSSNTDTETSCNENMPSFRIGLKQWVPHLYINNSDYICCSYTDQDNDLQDKHADKENAKPANGHFAGAKLFLSSNKGKQKFLEAHGLEQWWSDNLELQTAISNSKLITQQLKSLYTIPASQLTQAKRQ; encoded by the exons ATGGCAAAAAAGAGTGATGAAGAGATGAGAAGTGAAACGGTAGCAGCAGCTGAAGGAGAGGCAAAAATGGAGGGTTCTGTTGAATCTCATCCTTATGCATTTCACATTTCGGGTCCTCGAAATGTTTCTTCTCCTAATTGGAGAGATCTCATTAATTCTAGTTG GAAGGATGCTAACTACAAAAGAACTGTAATGGCCTGTTTTGTCCAAGCAGTTTACCTTCTTGAAATCGACAGACAAGAAAACAGGACAGAAGAAAATGCACTTGCTCCAAAATGGTTGATACCCTTCAAGTACAAGTTAGTCGAGACTCTAAACGATGAACGAGATGGATCCATTTTTGGTGCAATCTTAGAATGGGACAGATCAGCAGCATTGGCTGATTTTGTACTAATCAGACCAAGTGGTGCACCTAGGGCTGTTGTAGCCTTAAGAGGAACACTTTTAAAAAGCCAAACAATGAGAAGAGATATCGAAGATGATCTCCGTTTCTTAGCTTGGGAAAGTTTAAAAGGTTCCGTAAGATTCAATGCAGCACTGAAGGCGTTAAAATCAATCGCCAACAAGTATGGAAGCAATAATGTGTGTATTGTAGGCCATTCACTTGGTGCTGGATTTGCTCTTCAAGTTGGAAAAGCGTTAGCGAAAGAAGGTATACATGTAGAGGCACATTTGTTCAATCCACCCTCAGTTTCACTTGCTATGAGTTTCAGAAACATTGGCGAAAAAGCTGGATTCGCGTGGAAAAGATTCAAATCATCAATGCTCTCGTCAAACACTGATACTGAAACCAGTTGCAACGAAAATATGCCATCATTTCGGATAGGTCTAAAACAATGGGTGCCTCATTTGTACATTAACAACAGCGATTATATATGCTGTTCGTATACTGATCAAGATAACGATTTACAAGACAAGCACGCTGATAAGGAGAACGCGAAACCAGCAAACGGACATTTTGCTGGTGCAAAGCTTTTCTTGTCATCAAATAAAGGGAAACAGAAGTTTCTTGAGGCACATGGATTGGAACAATGGTGGTCTGATAATTTGGAATTACAAACGGCTATTAGTAACAGCAAGCTTATTACTCAGCAGTTGAAGTCTCTGTACACTATTCCTGCTTCTCAATTAACACAAGCGAAGCGCCAATGA
- the LOC107813661 gene encoding GDSL esterase/lipase At4g10955-like isoform X2, with protein MACFVQAVYLLEIDRQENRTEENALAPKWLIPFKYKLVETLNDERDGSIFGAILEWDRSAALADFVLIRPSGAPRAVVALRGTLLKSQTMRRDIEDDLRFLAWESLKGSVRFNAALKALKSIANKYGSNNVCIVGHSLGAGFALQVGKALAKEGIHVEAHLFNPPSVSLAMSFRNIGEKAGFAWKRFKSSMLSSNTDTETSCNENMPSFRIGLKQWVPHLYINNSDYICCSYTDQDNDLQDKHADKENAKPANGHFAGAKLFLSSNKGKQKFLEAHGLEQWWSDNLELQTAISNSKLITQQLKSLYTIPASQLTQAKRQ; from the coding sequence ATGGCCTGTTTTGTCCAAGCAGTTTACCTTCTTGAAATCGACAGACAAGAAAACAGGACAGAAGAAAATGCACTTGCTCCAAAATGGTTGATACCCTTCAAGTACAAGTTAGTCGAGACTCTAAACGATGAACGAGATGGATCCATTTTTGGTGCAATCTTAGAATGGGACAGATCAGCAGCATTGGCTGATTTTGTACTAATCAGACCAAGTGGTGCACCTAGGGCTGTTGTAGCCTTAAGAGGAACACTTTTAAAAAGCCAAACAATGAGAAGAGATATCGAAGATGATCTCCGTTTCTTAGCTTGGGAAAGTTTAAAAGGTTCCGTAAGATTCAATGCAGCACTGAAGGCGTTAAAATCAATCGCCAACAAGTATGGAAGCAATAATGTGTGTATTGTAGGCCATTCACTTGGTGCTGGATTTGCTCTTCAAGTTGGAAAAGCGTTAGCGAAAGAAGGTATACATGTAGAGGCACATTTGTTCAATCCACCCTCAGTTTCACTTGCTATGAGTTTCAGAAACATTGGCGAAAAAGCTGGATTCGCGTGGAAAAGATTCAAATCATCAATGCTCTCGTCAAACACTGATACTGAAACCAGTTGCAACGAAAATATGCCATCATTTCGGATAGGTCTAAAACAATGGGTGCCTCATTTGTACATTAACAACAGCGATTATATATGCTGTTCGTATACTGATCAAGATAACGATTTACAAGACAAGCACGCTGATAAGGAGAACGCGAAACCAGCAAACGGACATTTTGCTGGTGCAAAGCTTTTCTTGTCATCAAATAAAGGGAAACAGAAGTTTCTTGAGGCACATGGATTGGAACAATGGTGGTCTGATAATTTGGAATTACAAACGGCTATTAGTAACAGCAAGCTTATTACTCAGCAGTTGAAGTCTCTGTACACTATTCCTGCTTCTCAATTAACACAAGCGAAGCGCCAATGA